The following coding sequences lie in one Vanacampus margaritifer isolate UIUO_Vmar chromosome 16, RoL_Vmar_1.0, whole genome shotgun sequence genomic window:
- the LOC144036523 gene encoding DNA ligase 3-like: MLLAEACKSIEYAMKKCPNGMYSEIKYDGERVQVHKSSDTFSYFGRSLKPVLPHKVAHFKDYITQAFPGGHSMILDAEVLLIDTNTSKLLPFGTLAVHKLRSAFQDANVCLFVFDCIYFNGNSLMERPLCERRKFLHDNMVEVPNRILFSEMKHVTRAGDLADMITRVIREGLEGLVLKDVKGSYEPGKRHWLKVKKDYLNEGAMADTADLVVLGAFYGKGSNGGIMSSFLMGCYDPDSKKWCTVTKCSGGYDDAMLARLQKELDVVKISKDPSKIPGWLKIVNNYYPDFLIRSPEQAPVWEITGVEFSKSEMHTADGISIRFPRMTRVRDDKDWKSATNLPQLKELYRISKENCDFKVTAGPSGQDKGESGGDSGGNSPAPENPSPRRQVTAHRPNARQ; this comes from the exons ATGCTTCTA GCTGAGGCGTGCAAATCCATTGAGTATGCCATGAAGAAGTGCCCCAACGGCATGTACTCGGAAATCAAGTACGACGGCGAACGCGTGCAGGTGCACAAGAGCTCCGACACCTTCAGCTACTTCGGCCGCAGCCTCAAACCCGTGTTGCCGCACAAA GTGGCCCACTTTAAGGACTACATCACACAGGCGTTCCCCGGTGGCCACAGTATGATTTTGGACGCCGAGGTGCTGCTCATCGACACCAACACCAGCAAGCTCCTCCCCTTTGGGACGCTGGCCGTGCATAAGCTCAGAT CCGCCTTTCAAGATGCCAACGTCTGCCTCTTTGTCTTTGATTGCATTTACTTCAATGGCAACAGCCTCATGGAAAG GCCGCTGTGCGAGCGCAGGAAGTTCTTGCATGACAACATGGTGGAGGTGCCCAATCGCATCCTCTTCTCGGAAATGAAGCACGTCACG cgTGCAGGAGACCTGGCCGACATGATCACGCGAGTCATCAGGGAAGGCTTGGAAGGCTTGGTGCTCAAAGATGTCAAG GGCTCGTATGAGCCCGGCAAGCGTCACTGGCTGAAGGTGAAGAAGGATTACCTGAACGAGGGCGCCATGGCCGACACGGCCGACCTGGTGGTGCTGGGCGCCTTCTACGGGAAAGGCTCCAAcg GCGGCATCATGTCCAGCTTTCTGATGGGCTGCTACGATCCGGACTCCAAGAAGTGGTGCACGGTCACCAAGTGCTCGGGCGGCTACGACGACGCCATGTTGGCTCGGCTCCAGAAAGAGCTGGATGTCGTCAAAATCAGCAAG GACCCCAGCAAAATCCCCGGGTGGCTGAAAATCGTCAATAACTACTATCCGGATTTCCTCATCCGCAGTCCCGAG CAAGCGCCGGTGTGGGAGATCACAGGCGTCGAGTTCTCCAAGTCGGAGATGCACACCGCCGACGGCATCTCCATCCGCTTCCCACGTATGACGCGCGTCCGCGACGACAAGGATTGGAAGAGCGCCACCAACCTGCCGCAACTCAAA GAGCTGTATCGCATCTCCAAGGAGAACTGCGACTTCAAAGTGACGGCGGGACCCTCTGGCCAAGACAAGGGCGAGTCGGGCGGAGACAGTGGCGGGAATTCGCCCGCGCCGGAAAACCCAAGCCCAAGAAGACAA GTAACAGCACACCGGCCAAACGCAAGGCAGTGA
- the LOC144035897 gene encoding uncharacterized protein LOC144035897, producing MFAITKVKYKEELCGAQEENERLRQLMDAFCKQPRVVLNRADVSEKYLCPERQEPEFHGVKEEEDLEPLQVKEEEQPQPPNIKKEEWLPPYIKEEEHFTELPVTGVHLKSEDECQYEENKGAESPSSSSRQQTTTEDDEDHRGGSQANSLLARISDGEDTSHSPQTDDYEQSDGDVTCHTDSKRWKCSQCGKTFGWQSLLRRHMISHTGERPFACSVCGQNFGQEGSLKIHTRTHTGEKPFACSVCGQKFAANETLKIHTRTHSGEKPFACSVCGQIFAQKRHLKIHTRTHTGEKHFTCAVCGQIFADKGYLKIHTRTHTGEKPFACSVCGQNFTERGSLKRHTLTHTGEKPFACSVCGQNFAQKGHLKIHTRTHTGEKPFACSVCGKKFAVNESLRLHTRTHTEEKPFPCSVCGKKFAVNESLKIHTRTHTGEKPFACSVCGQNFALKGYLKIHTRTHTGEKPFACSVCGKKFAQKKNLKIHTRTHTGEKPFTCSVCCQRFPSKAKAKTHKCAGENSRDE from the exons ATGTTCGCAATAACGAAAGTCAAGTAcaaagaggagctttgtggCGCACAAGAAGAGAATGAGCGACTACGTCAACTGATGGACGCTTTTTGCAAGCAGCCTCgagttgtgttgaacagagcag acgtcagtgaaaaatatctttgtcctgagcggcaggagccagagttccatggcgtgaaagaggaggaggacttggagcctcttcaagttaaagaagaggagcagccacaacctcccaacataaaaaaagaagagtggcTGCCAccatacattaaagaggaagagcatttcacagagttgcccgtgactggtgtccatttgaagagtgaagatgaatgtcaatatgaagagaacaaaggggcggagtctccaagcagcagctcaagacaacaaacaacaacagaagatgacgaggaccaccgtggaggatcacaagcaAACAGCCTGTTAGCTCGAATATCAGATGGTGAAGACACGTCACACTCTCCTCAAACCGATGACTATGAACAGTCTgacggtgatgtgacatgtcacactgacagcaaacgttggaaatgttctcagtgtggaaAAACTTTTGGCTGGCAGTCTCTATTGAGAAGACATATGATCAGCCACACTGGAGAAaggccttttgcctgctcagtttgtggtcaaaattttggtcaggagggaagcttaaaaatacacacaagaacccacactggagagaagccttttgcctgctcagtttgtggccaaaAATTTGCTGCGAATGaaaccttaaaaatacacacaagaacccacagtggagagaagccttttgcctgctcagtttgtggtcaaatttttgctcagaagagacacttaaaaatacacacaagaacccacactggtgagaaacatTTTACCTGTGccgtttgtggtcaaatttttgctgacaagggatatttaaaaatacacacaagaacccacactggtgagaagccttttgcctgctcagtttgtggtcaaaattttactGAGAGgggaagcttaaaaagacacacactaacccacactggagaaaagccttttgcctgctcagtttgtggtcaaaattttgctcagaagggacacttaaaaatacacacaagaacccacactggagagaagccttttgcctgctcagtttgtggcaaaaaatttgctgtgaaTGAAAGCTTAAGattacacacaagaacccacactgaagagaagccttttccctgctcagtttgtggcaaaaaatttgctgtgaatgaaagcttaaaaatacacacaagaacccacactggagagaagccttttgcatgctcagtttgtggtcaaaattttgctctgaagggatatttaaaaatacacacaagaacccacactggagagaagccttttgcctgctcagtttgtggcaaaaaatttgctcagaagaaaaacttaaaaatacacacaagaacccacactggagagaagccttttacctgctcagtttgttgtcaaagattcccaagtaaGGCTAAAGCTAAGACGCAcaagtgtgctggtgagaatagcagAGATGAATGA
- the LOC144036524 gene encoding DNA ligase 3-like — protein MCPQVRKSESVQSNGHAKTAKVGPGLTLLDIFSGVKLLLPSGVDDFAKLRRYFVAYDGDLVADYYAASATHTLADNREDEDEGGGRAQRVTSDWIGKCIRKRRVVAPC, from the exons ATGTGTCCGCAG gTGAGGAAGAGTGAAAGTGTGCAGAGCAACGGACACGCCAAAACAGCCAAG GTGGGGCCtggtctg ACGCTTCTGGACATCTTTAGCGGCGTCAAGCTCCTCCTGCCCTCCGGCGTGGACGACTTTGCCAAGCTGCGGCGCTACTTTGTGGCGTACGACGGCGACCTGGTGGCAGACTACTACGCCGCCTCGGCCACCCACACGCTGGCCGACAATcgggaggatgaggatgagggagGCGGCCGGGCCCAGCGGGTGACGTCCGACTGGATCGGGAAGTGCATCCGGAAGAGGCGCGTGGTGGCCCCTTGCTAG
- the LOC144036525 gene encoding DNA ligase 3-like encodes MLPSPRGIMSSFLMGCYDPDSKKWCTVTKCSGGYDDAMLAWLQKELDVVKISKDPSKIPGWLKIVKNNYPDFLIRSPEQAPVWEITGAEFSKSEMHTADGISIRFPRMTRVCGDNDWKSATNLSQLKVRRRHSGLRVVSSFAFNAGPSARSCIASPRRTATSK; translated from the exons ATGCttccgtcaccac GCGGCATCATGTCCAGCTTTCTGATGGGCTGCTACGATCCGGACTCCAAGAAGTGGTGCACGGTCACCAAGTGCTCGGGCGGCTACGACGACGCCATGTTGGCTTGGCTCCAGAAAGAGCTGGATGTCGTCAAAATCAGCAAG GACCCCAGCAAAATCCCCGGGTGGCTGAAAATCGTCAAGAACAACTATCCGGATTTCCTCATCCGCAGTCCCGAG CAAGCGCCGGTGTGGGAGATCACAGGCGCCGAGTTCTCCAAGTCGGAGATGCACACCGCCGACGGCATCTCCATCCGCTTCCCACGTATGACGCGCGTCTGCGGCGACAATGATTGGAAGAGCGCCACCAACCTGTCGCAACTCAAAGTACGCCGCCGCCACTCCGGCTTGCGGGTCGTCTCCTCATTTGCTTTTAACGCGGGTCCTTCTGCCAGGAGCTGTATCGCATCTCCAAGGAGAACTGCGACTTCAAAGTGA
- the LOC144035899 gene encoding DNA ligase 3-like produces the protein MWQETLQATAHMTVWPLEVAHFKDYIPQAFPGGHSMILDTEVLLIDTNTSKPLPFGTLGVHKKAAFQDANVCLFVFDCIYFNGNSLMER, from the exons ATGTGGCAGGAAACACTCCAGGCTACCGCACACATGACAGTCTGGCCACTAGAG GTGGCCCACTTTAAGGACTACATCCCACAGGCGTTCCCCGGTGGCCACAGTATGATTTTGGACACCGAGGTGCTGCTCATCGACACCAACACCAGCAAGCCCCTCCCCTTTGGGACGCTGGGCGTGCATAAG AAAGCCGCCTTTCAAGATGCCAACGTCTGCCTCTTTGTCTTTGATTGCATTTACTTCAATGGCAACAGCCTCATGGAAaggtga